From Osmerus mordax isolate fOsmMor3 chromosome 7, fOsmMor3.pri, whole genome shotgun sequence:
ataATTTATTCTTCTCTTGACCACCGAAAAAGTTTAAATTGTGCCATTGGATGTGAGCTTGATGCTTATTCTTGGCAATTTATTGTCATTGTGAAAAGTAGTCCCGTTTCAAACTACCAGCCCAAAGTTGCACTACTACTTTTTTCCTttgtttacttgtgtgtgtcACTTTATGTTGCcattaatttattttttcaattaATATACTTAAGTTCTATGAAGGGTTGGGACTTTGAACGATACACTTAGGTGTTCAGTTGACTAACTGTACAGTATGCCAAATGTTAGTTTCCTAAAAAAATGTTCTTCCTAGTATAGCCCCAGAATATTTGCTAAGACGTGCTAAACTCACCTTTTAAGATAAACTCACGGGCAGACATTtgcaaatacaaaaaaaaagataaattgTTCGCGCTGCATGCTAGTTGTCCTAGCAGTCCTCTGTGGACCACTTCTAATTATCAATGAGACATATCCCCTTTGTTTACAAACCGTAAGTGTCCCCTCATGATCAGTGATGATCGGTGACGCTGACTGTGTCCTATCATTTCCTTCTTCCGAAAAATCCCAGTTGCTTCTGGCCGAGGGGTTGGAGTGTGTTAGGGGGGTGGGTGCTTGTTTGCTTGGACTAAGGCGTGGAAGTAGCATGACAAGTATACGATGAACCATGGTTTGctgatttagtgtgtgtgtgggtgccgctgtttgtgtgggtgtcctTTTGAAGAAGCACTTTAAATATCTTTGGTCATCTATTTAGTGTCTTTCTGAAAAGTATGTTGTCGAGTAGAATGATGTCGTCTTATCTGTGTCTTGTTTTCTCAAAGTGATCATGCTCTCTCTTGGGGGTTCTGTTTTCAGTCTGATTTTCAAAAGAAAGCAGAGCAACAATGTCTCTGTGTGACCTTGATTATTATGTCTCATCAGTCTTATTTTACAGAGATGATCAGAAATTCACCATGTTCCTCTGTTTCTTCTCTGATTGTTTTAACATGGCTTGTGATCTGGTTTTATAAATAAAACGAGATAAAAATGGTTCTTTCAGTGTTGCTATATTTTTTCCACAAAAAAACAACCTTGCACATGATCTCTAAAGTCTAAACAATCACGAAAGAGTCAGAGGATGGTcatgtcctgtgtgtttcattagaacacacacacttcctattCACAGTGAATCACTCATCGACTTTTCATCATTTGTATTTGTAATATTTGGTCTCTGCTCCACTAGGCCTATATTCTACATGCCAGGAAGGGTCTCATGACTACCAATATACCTCTTTGGCCTCTTCAGAAAATAACCTGATTGTTCACTCCAGTGGGTCGTAGTGACCCTGTCTCCCACCAAATGAAGCTAAAGAACAGGTTGTCACAATTTGTAACGCAACATCACAAGGCTCTCATGTCAGTCTAAATTATATTACCCTTTCTGAGTTGCAGGTCGACTGTTATTGTTATTAGCTATTATGAAGCCACATTCTTTTTAAAACATGTTATCCACctatataaatgttttttttcttcttttttaagacattttgtaGTTTATGATCTTCCAGGCTTCTCGTAATTATGCTCAAATACAAAAtactttaaaaaaagtatttttttcgTTTTACTTCAGTGTAGGctatttgttatttttatattgCCCACAACATGGAAATATGCTTAGataaacacagtgaggtgtatTTTAGTGGGAATCTTACGATTTAAAAAGAAACCTATTCAGTGCAGAATTCGGATGCTTGCGCAGTTGCACCATAAGCTACGGTTGGAGCCCTCCCCTATGACAGATGCGGTGGGAATGTGATTCAGCCGTCAACGACTTGTAGGCTATCCTCGACAAGCGTAGGCTACAATACGCCAGAGATTGTGTGTAGGCTATCAAGATCATTTCTACGAACGGTTAACATATGTCTTAATCGTCTGAAACCACACTAGGTGGTACACAAAATATAGCCTGCAGTCCCGACGATACCATGCGCCCTGTAATAGCTGAACAGATGACATGAAACAGACGTAAGTTTTGGCATTTCTTCATGCAACATGTAGCAACTTGTCCTAGTTCAAATGACAAAGCATATTTGCTGTACATATATTATTGTGTAGAACTACTGACCCAAATTGCTTTGCGTTTAATCTGTCACAGACAATCTTCAAATCAAGGCCCTATTACAGTTTTTGTACATGGTTTTTCAACGCACCGGGCATTCTCGAAAGCAAATGTAATACATAGCTTAACATTCGGTGTACGTAGCCTATAGCAATGTATTGACGCTACCTGCTTGTCGACACCTGGTGGTAAAACGAACAATGAATCGTCCTTGTTAAAAAACTTAGCTGTTCTTGTTAGCTCTGTTCTTTTGTTAGATTGAGTTCTTAATTAAACAGAGTAAATGTGGACAAACTGATTAGCATTACCGAAACAAGACAATCCCGTTTGGCCGATTGCAACCATTAATTAGCCTGATACTAACCAGTTGGCTATATTGAACATGCGCATGTGAATGTGCCTGTTAAATATTTAGCTTAACATGGTTTGGGTAGACATTAACTAAAACACGGTTAGACATTAAACTCGAGAAAATAATAATTGACTTGTTCCCCACAGGAATATTAAAACTATAACAGAGTTATTCGGAGTTGGCAAAATACAATTTGGCCGGCGAATTTACAGGTAATGTCTGGGGTTAAAATATCTTCTCTGCTTTCCAACAGATCTCTGAAAAGCCAGTGCACAAGTGATCTCAAAGTGGCCAGATTCATACTGTTTACAGAGGTAACAGTCGTCTTGAGCAGAGACTACATCCGGTGAGGAACCCTATCATCTGTACGCAGATCAGCTGTTAAAAGGCCTGAAATGTCTTGTTAATCAGGCCTTCATGTGTTTCCCCATGTATTGCTGATTTCTTCTTTAGATGATTCAGTAGCTGTgcagttttttttgtcatttcgcCTGTGTATTATCCAGACCATGAGTCTGTAACAAGCCCGTAATCATAATGCATATTGGGGGGGGAAcatccccccccaatattcaaatctggtcataatttcccccccaatatatcaatataaatgtgctacgttacgacaggcaaccatgcacgctgtccgaaattatcataaaaaatcaTGGCTGTGGCCTTGGTCTGTAATATGGTTTGGACTAAAACCGAATAGCATAAAAGCTGGTACACAAGAGTATTATTTAAAATGTCCTCTAAATAACACTTGACCTGACCTACCTTGAGTTTGGTAATGTGTGGAGTATGTGAAAGATGGTGACATATGTGCACTGTGACTGTCCTTCAGGTTGAGAAGAAGCCATGAGTGGACCAAGAGACCAAGTGCCTGGGGCCCAACATGAGAGAGTCACACTAGTAGTGGACGGCAGCCATTTTGTGGTTGACCCCTCCGCCTTCACAGCTCACCCCGACACCATGCTTGGAAGGTACAGTAGCAGTGTGTTCAGATAGCAatacgctttcatccaaagcggcGTACAGAGGGGCATTTGAACCTACGAGTTCTTGATTTGCTAAATGCTCCACCACTAAGCTATGCCTGTGGATGTGGCATACAACTGTTTCATTGAGTTTTGGTGGAACTGGTTCACATGAAAAATGGCAGAAGCAAATTCTAGGAGCTTCAATAGGTTAACGGTTGATATTGTCAATGCAGAATGTTTGGTCCAGCACGTCAGCACAACTTCACCAGACCCAACGGGAAAGGAGAATATGAACTTACAGAGGGCATCAGCGCCAGTGTCTTTCAGGTCATACTGGtgagtatgtacacacacacacacacacacacagaccccagaaCCGTAATTAaacaacagccaatcaaattctctCCTCCCGAACAGTCTTGTTATCTCAGTCTGAAAGACACCGTGACCACGTTCAACACGTGAACCGTCCACTTTTTGTTGTCCCTGTCAGACCTTCTATCAGACGGGTGTGATGAGGTGTCCTGATGGTGTCTTGGTGGCTGAGCTCAGAGAAGCATGTGACTACCTCTGTATCAACTTCAACGCCAGCACCGTCAAGTGTCGCGACCTGAGTGAGAACGCCCGCTCTCTCTTCTTAAACGCAATTACtgtacctccttcaacaacttTATTGGTGTTTACTATTGACGCATTCACTTCCTTTGGTTGGGGTTGGTAATCTATAATTTGGCCCGGCGAACTGACAGGTACTGGTAATGTCTGGTGTTCAAAAAATCCTCTCTGCCTTCCaacatccacttcctgtttcccaggCGCCCTGCTGCACGAGCTGTCCAATGACGGGGCACGGAAGCAGTTCGAGGACTTCCTGGAAGACCTGGTGGTCCCTGCCATGGTGGCGTGTgcccagggaggggagagggaatgtCACATTGTGGTGCTCGCTGACGATGACATTGTGGACTGGGACGAGGAGCACCCTCCACCAATGGGGGAGGAGTATTCCCAA
This genomic window contains:
- the LOC136945624 gene encoding BTB/POZ domain-containing protein KCTD20-like gives rise to the protein MSGPRDQVPGAQHERVTLVVDGSHFVVDPSAFTAHPDTMLGRMFGPARQHNFTRPNGKGEYELTEGISASVFQVILTFYQTGVMRCPDGVLVAELREACDYLCINFNASTVKCRDLSALLHELSNDGARKQFEDFLEDLVVPAMVACAQGGERECHIVVLADDDIVDWDEEHPPPMGEEYSQILYSSKLYRFFKYIENRDVAKALLKERGLKNIRIGIEGYPTCKEKVKRRPGGRSEVIYNYVQRPFIQLSWEKEEGKSRHVDFQCVRSKSVPNLAAPGEVGASWAGTMPTPQVDELDRLNGPAPSRMLLLPTQTTANDS